Proteins found in one uncultured Desulfuromonas sp. genomic segment:
- the cas9 gene encoding type II CRISPR RNA-guided endonuclease Cas9 (Cas9, originally named Csn1, is the large, multifunctional signature protein of type II CRISPR/Cas systems. It is well known even to general audiences because its RNA-guided endonuclease activity has made it a popular tool for custom editing of eukaryotic genomes.), whose protein sequence is MRYRLGLDLGTNSIGWTILEIVNDGNGLNRFCFRDMGVRIFPDGREPAKGGRVGDSLAVSRRLARGMRRNRDRGKNRMAYMMSSMVELGLMPVDKEERKKLQGLNPYQLRAEALERPLTPYELGRALFHLGLRRGFKSNRKEAVTDPEASDRQKQISALREALGGRTLGQFLWERLNQKKSVRFRENSEWFPERTMYADEFDAIQKFQTQYHMLTDADWLHLKNDSVLFQHPLRPVERGRCTLYPEFQRAHRDTPIAQWFRIYQDITHLRWIDVQQNDHPLNVEQRDAIVQKLLTQKSGVKWGAIRRLKNPEGTLLFERDCRFNMESESCKQLKPHKIAIWMQADEHLAALWDSLDQTSLDDIFEKLHGNLDDDILVANLVREHKVTPEQAEALAALPIGSTTMNLSREVMQDLLPVMRDQGLEYYDAVTQLTDSEGNPLHHSQLNNIEKREILPYYGELLSRSLLGGDSEIDPDKSPEGHFGRIANPTVHVALNQLRVVVNALIERFGNPPEEIHVELSRDLKLGPKQRSEINREIAKNTRRNERLSEEWAKISGGRTAPPRDLRKLKLWEELGTDLMSRRCVFTGKIIAAHHLLNGEVEIEHILPFSRTLDDTNANTTLAFKGANLAKGNQTPFEAFGNSQYPEFNWDEILDRASRLPKSKRWRFSENAMERWEGDNDFIARQLTDNAYIARAARKYLTCLTDHVVPAPGKLTAMIRGKWRLNFGDNQTKSRDDHRHHAVDSFVIALSDRSLLNKISKMSARGTDSRLHVFIPDLPEQLRTAFNAKFHNLLVSYKQDHGVQGRYFNETAYGVLTTPTPEGYNLAVRKPLASLSLNELDAIQSDKTRERIFSFLEEQGWNNLTEEQQSKQLSEYLTDFGQRNNMRRVRILVKNQSVIRISSAHHKAYAPDSFVCCDIWSAPKGKPGKWQKDKQIWQGVFWNYAECTQGVPDKNLKKPHPAARHHMRLFKDDLVSLMENKYEKIMRVAGFSTTNNKLDLKPHNLADAPRQFISINQLGEKQLRQVFISPDGRYLNRR, encoded by the coding sequence ATGCGTTACCGTCTAGGACTTGATTTAGGTACTAATTCAATAGGTTGGACTATTTTAGAGATTGTTAATGACGGTAATGGTTTAAATAGATTCTGTTTTAGGGATATGGGAGTAAGAATTTTCCCTGATGGGAGAGAACCTGCCAAAGGGGGCCGTGTCGGAGACAGCCTTGCCGTATCGCGCCGTCTAGCAAGAGGTATGCGCCGCAATCGAGACCGCGGCAAAAATCGTATGGCTTATATGATGTCCAGTATGGTGGAATTGGGGTTGATGCCTGTAGATAAGGAAGAACGGAAAAAGCTGCAGGGGTTGAATCCATATCAATTAAGAGCGGAAGCACTGGAACGACCGTTGACACCTTATGAATTGGGGCGCGCCCTGTTTCATCTGGGGCTCCGGCGTGGTTTTAAATCCAACCGTAAAGAAGCTGTTACAGACCCGGAGGCGAGTGACCGTCAAAAACAGATCAGCGCATTACGTGAGGCTCTGGGAGGCAGAACCTTGGGTCAATTTTTATGGGAACGGCTAAATCAAAAGAAATCTGTGCGTTTCAGAGAAAATTCCGAATGGTTTCCCGAACGAACCATGTACGCGGATGAGTTTGATGCCATCCAAAAATTTCAGACCCAGTATCACATGTTAACTGACGCTGACTGGTTGCATCTAAAAAACGATAGTGTCCTCTTTCAGCATCCGCTGCGTCCTGTCGAACGGGGCAGATGTACCTTGTATCCGGAATTTCAACGTGCTCATCGCGATACCCCGATTGCCCAATGGTTCCGTATCTATCAGGACATAACCCATCTGCGCTGGATTGATGTTCAGCAAAATGATCATCCTCTGAATGTGGAACAAAGGGATGCCATTGTTCAAAAATTACTGACTCAGAAAAGCGGGGTCAAATGGGGAGCCATACGAAGACTGAAAAATCCTGAAGGCACCCTTCTTTTCGAGCGCGATTGCCGCTTCAACATGGAAAGCGAGAGTTGTAAACAACTAAAACCACACAAAATTGCAATTTGGATGCAGGCTGATGAGCATCTGGCCGCGTTGTGGGACAGCCTCGATCAAACATCTCTGGATGATATCTTTGAGAAACTTCACGGGAATCTCGATGATGACATTCTTGTTGCCAATCTGGTTCGTGAACATAAGGTAACTCCAGAGCAGGCAGAAGCTTTAGCCGCGTTGCCCATCGGTAGCACAACCATGAATTTGTCGCGTGAGGTTATGCAAGATCTTTTGCCTGTCATGCGCGATCAAGGGTTGGAATATTACGATGCTGTTACCCAACTCACCGACTCGGAAGGGAACCCGTTGCATCACAGCCAATTAAATAACATCGAAAAACGGGAAATCCTTCCTTACTATGGTGAACTGCTATCACGGTCACTTCTTGGTGGAGACAGTGAAATTGATCCCGATAAAAGTCCGGAAGGGCATTTTGGCCGTATTGCCAACCCAACAGTGCACGTTGCACTGAATCAGCTCAGGGTTGTTGTTAATGCTCTCATCGAACGATTCGGTAACCCACCGGAAGAGATTCATGTCGAACTCTCCCGCGATCTTAAATTGGGGCCGAAACAACGCAGTGAAATCAACCGGGAGATTGCCAAGAACACCAGAAGAAATGAAAGACTGAGTGAAGAGTGGGCCAAGATTTCAGGCGGCAGAACTGCGCCCCCCCGTGATTTGAGAAAGTTAAAACTGTGGGAAGAACTGGGAACCGATCTTATGAGTCGGAGATGCGTCTTTACCGGGAAAATTATAGCAGCGCATCATCTGCTAAACGGTGAAGTAGAAATTGAGCATATCCTTCCATTTTCCCGGACTCTGGATGATACCAATGCCAACACGACTCTGGCATTCAAAGGAGCCAACCTTGCCAAAGGGAACCAGACTCCCTTTGAGGCCTTCGGCAACAGTCAATATCCAGAATTTAACTGGGACGAGATCCTGGATCGGGCATCACGGCTTCCCAAGTCTAAACGTTGGCGTTTCAGCGAAAACGCTATGGAGAGGTGGGAAGGGGATAATGATTTTATAGCAAGACAGTTGACCGATAACGCCTATATCGCCAGGGCGGCTAGAAAATACTTAACGTGCCTGACGGATCATGTCGTTCCCGCTCCTGGCAAATTGACGGCAATGATTCGTGGCAAATGGAGGCTGAATTTTGGCGATAATCAGACTAAATCACGCGATGACCATCGTCATCATGCCGTAGATTCCTTTGTTATCGCTTTAAGTGACCGATCATTGCTCAACAAAATATCAAAAATGAGTGCTCGCGGGACGGATAGCAGACTTCATGTTTTTATTCCAGATCTTCCTGAGCAGCTAAGAACAGCTTTCAATGCCAAGTTTCATAACCTGCTTGTCTCATATAAACAAGATCATGGCGTCCAAGGCAGGTATTTCAATGAAACAGCATATGGAGTGCTAACGACTCCGACACCGGAAGGTTATAATCTGGCGGTCCGAAAACCTTTGGCCAGTTTAAGCCTCAATGAACTGGATGCCATCCAAAGTGATAAGACCAGGGAGAGAATCTTCAGTTTTCTTGAGGAACAAGGCTGGAATAATCTGACGGAAGAGCAGCAAAGCAAGCAACTCTCTGAATACCTGACTGACTTTGGTCAACGAAACAATATGCGACGAGTCAGGATTCTTGTTAAAAACCAGTCTGTTATCCGGATTAGCAGTGCTCATCATAAGGCCTATGCACCAGACAGTTTCGTCTGTTGTGATATTTGGTCCGCCCCCAAAGGAAAGCCTGGGAAATGGCAAAAAGACAAACAAATATGGCAAGGTGTATTTTGGAATTATGCGGAATGCACCCAAGGAGTTCCTGACAAAAATCTCAAAAAGCCACATCCCGCTGCTCGGCACCACATGCGACTTTTTAAGGATGATCTTGTTTCTTTGATGGAAAATAAATATGAAAAAATCATGCGTGTTGCTGGATTCAGTACGACGAACAACAAGCTGGATTTAAAACCTCATAATTTAGCCGATGCACCAAGGCAATTTATTTCTATCAACCAACTGGGAGAGAAGCAATTACGGCAGGTTTTTATATCTCCGGATGGTCGTTATCTGAACAGGAGATAA
- the cas1 gene encoding type II CRISPR-associated endonuclease Cas1, whose translation MIGGIVEIAENGRYLSLYRGFLVVKIASEELGRVPLDDITALILSAQQVSLSKNVMNALLERKAAIITTGKNWHPSGITLPITAHHGHAGILQHQIKLSEPRRKRLWQSIVKAKITNQKDILILVGAAENKIKELEILGKRVKSGDPDNMEAQASRHYWPALMGGEFRRDRKADDHNALLNYGYTVLRAATARYVVASGLHPALGIHHKSSVNSFALIDDLMEPFRPVIDWTVCKLQTPKNELDPETKKKLVSVLTMDLKSEDEISPLVNCLGRLAQSFVHCVNGTNDKLRLPRLNIFPEVDS comes from the coding sequence ATGATTGGCGGTATTGTCGAGATTGCAGAAAATGGCAGATATCTTTCATTGTATCGAGGTTTCCTTGTTGTTAAAATCGCAAGTGAAGAGCTTGGTCGGGTTCCACTGGACGATATTACCGCATTGATTCTATCCGCTCAGCAAGTGAGTCTTTCCAAAAACGTAATGAATGCCCTGTTAGAGCGAAAAGCCGCTATCATTACTACCGGAAAGAATTGGCATCCTTCAGGGATAACCCTGCCAATAACAGCACATCATGGACACGCGGGGATCTTACAACATCAAATCAAGCTTTCAGAACCCAGGAGAAAGCGTCTTTGGCAGTCAATCGTCAAAGCCAAGATTACTAACCAAAAAGATATCCTTATACTGGTAGGCGCTGCTGAAAATAAAATCAAAGAATTAGAAATTCTCGGCAAGCGAGTTAAATCTGGTGATCCGGACAATATGGAGGCACAAGCGTCTCGGCATTACTGGCCAGCACTGATGGGAGGGGAATTCAGGCGCGACAGAAAAGCAGATGATCACAATGCCCTGCTCAATTACGGCTACACTGTTTTACGTGCTGCGACAGCCCGTTATGTTGTTGCCTCTGGTCTTCATCCCGCTTTGGGGATACATCATAAAAGCAGTGTAAATTCATTTGCATTGATCGATGATCTGATGGAGCCGTTTCGCCCTGTCATCGATTGGACTGTCTGCAAACTGCAAACTCCAAAAAATGAGCTTGACCCGGAAACGAAAAAAAAGCTGGTTTCCGTATTAACAATGGACCTTAAATCTGAGGATGAAATTTCCCCTTTAGTCAATTGTCTTGGTAGATTGGCTCAATCTTTTGTCCACTGCGTGAATGGTACGAATGACAAATTACGACTACCGAGGCTGAATATTTTTCCAGAAGTCGATTCATGA
- the cas2 gene encoding CRISPR-associated endonuclease Cas2, which translates to MITDQESWISGYRLMWAVIMFDLPVVEKADRRAATKFRQYLLDEGFSMGQFSIYYRLLSGKEAVESLKRRIRYNLPAHGVVQVLVITDKQYENIQTFRSRKEEPQKKAEQLLLF; encoded by the coding sequence ATGATAACAGATCAGGAATCCTGGATTAGTGGGTATCGACTTATGTGGGCTGTCATTATGTTTGATCTGCCTGTCGTTGAAAAAGCTGATCGCCGGGCTGCGACAAAATTTCGACAATATCTTCTGGATGAAGGATTTTCTATGGGGCAATTTTCCATTTATTACCGGTTGCTTTCTGGAAAGGAGGCTGTCGAATCCTTAAAAAGGAGGATTCGCTATAATTTGCCGGCACATGGAGTCGTTCAGGTCCTTGTTATAACGGACAAACAATATGAAAACATACAGACATTCAGAAGCCGAAAGGAAGAACCTCAAAAAAAAGCGGAGCAATTGCTGCTTTTTTGA
- a CDS encoding recombinase family protein, producing MATIFCYSRVSTLDQDTTMQEEALKASYPDAVHRSETGSGTTTKGREVLALLLDMMHQGDKLVVWKLDRLARNMHDLSTIVEALESKGASLEILDQRIDTSTAAGKAFLQMLGVFAEFETNLRKERQLAGIAAAKAKGKHLGRAPKLTGVQRKEIMAARAAGATPSQLARDYGVSRATIYNVVAD from the coding sequence ATGGCTACGATTTTCTGTTACAGCAGGGTATCAACTTTAGATCAAGACACCACTATGCAGGAGGAGGCTCTTAAAGCTTCATATCCTGACGCTGTACACCGATCAGAGACCGGATCGGGTACAACTACAAAGGGTCGCGAAGTTTTAGCGTTGTTGCTCGATATGATGCATCAAGGCGACAAGCTCGTCGTGTGGAAGTTGGATCGGCTCGCAAGGAACATGCACGACCTCTCAACGATTGTTGAGGCTCTGGAGAGTAAGGGGGCCTCGTTGGAGATACTTGATCAGCGCATAGATACAAGCACTGCTGCAGGTAAGGCCTTCTTACAAATGCTAGGCGTATTCGCTGAGTTTGAGACAAACCTCAGGAAAGAGAGGCAGCTAGCAGGTATAGCAGCTGCTAAGGCAAAAGGTAAACACCTCGGACGAGCTCCTAAGCTGACTGGTGTACAACGAAAGGAGATAATGGCAGCAAGGGCCGCAGGCGCTACACCTTCACAACTTGCACGCGACTACGGTGTCAGTCGGGCGACGATCTACAATGTCGTTGCCGATTAA
- a CDS encoding heavy metal-binding domain-containing protein, with product MDWTCPSCGEKNHQETVKCICGYEEDLKTSEVVACGNCGAKAYYRIFSNEYLLLPEELCSKINTFYHKKASSYCTKCSQDIIRLIISGLSDSPTTKEASDYFFKTMPVVTNHTPHQWEYTTLGAVTAQAIIGTGLFSSITADAEDFFGGMSNALMQKFTKAEKLAFDALRSKAKALGGNAVIATKVDYEEVGGSRGMLMVAASGTAVRINNCNIALGFRSKFPLDEQEAVKNELDQLLIEIERLAHSTQS from the coding sequence ATGGACTGGACATGCCCATCTTGCGGAGAGAAAAACCACCAAGAAACGGTCAAATGTATATGCGGATATGAAGAAGATTTGAAGACGTCTGAAGTTGTAGCGTGTGGAAATTGCGGAGCAAAGGCCTATTATCGTATTTTTAGCAATGAGTATTTATTACTACCTGAAGAATTGTGCTCAAAAATTAATACATTTTATCACAAGAAAGCATCAAGCTACTGTACTAAATGCTCCCAAGATATAATTAGATTGATAATATCTGGTTTAAGCGACAGTCCAACAACAAAAGAAGCGTCCGATTATTTCTTTAAAACAATGCCCGTTGTAACCAACCACACTCCACACCAATGGGAATATACAACTCTAGGAGCGGTTACAGCTCAAGCAATTATTGGAACGGGGTTATTCTCATCAATAACAGCAGATGCAGAAGACTTCTTCGGTGGAATGAGTAACGCCCTAATGCAAAAGTTCACAAAGGCAGAAAAACTTGCTTTCGATGCATTAAGGAGTAAGGCAAAAGCTCTCGGTGGGAACGCTGTAATCGCTACAAAAGTTGACTATGAAGAAGTTGGAGGGAGTAGAGGAATGTTGATGGTAGCTGCTTCTGGAACTGCCGTCAGAATTAACAATTGCAATATCGCGTTGGGCTTTAGATCAAAATTCCCACTTGATGAACAGGAGGCCGTTAAAAACGAGCTCGATCAACTATTAATAGAAATAGAGAGGCTTGCCCATTCCACTCAATCCTAA
- a CDS encoding site-specific integrase produces MLNDKELSLLLETIKHKALKESWDCKESTGKSLMGIDDILTSDGLGNLTRNPELQALCSIGQALRAHHNKPTSNTIKELTNTIDTLIQIKREQLTLNRYALYSEFGLPDDVIDRANELGLSDQLSEPTTMQQVRRALTRQDIDVWLIERERINTGDSSYDRERRSRPQSNSPLFSEASSTYLQSKEQSKSAKTVDKIRLNQKRFQEILPDLPVDQYTYEQLLDFPEELRKHLPQCGDKTRYDILIALSSFFNFCVERTWLARNPCPQWAEPDEYSATARVRKGSKPAPWSNAELERLFKTSYWSKPLVRYKKPQNFWLPLLAIFTGARGNELAQLYVEDVCYDDKTEYWYLDINDRAPDKSTKNKPSIRQIPLHPTLIKLGFLQYVEWLKASDCTHVFETLKWDPKTGRYGGFSSSWQHHTSRNVEWDDPNNRRVFHGLRKSFAANLLAHEVHREWIAEILGHTAEFKQTKDYTGVNPNLIKYVSEVEYPFDVVSMVGTWETPATPASLMLSSPRKQTQKSA; encoded by the coding sequence ATGCTAAACGATAAAGAACTGTCTCTTTTACTCGAAACCATCAAACACAAGGCGCTCAAGGAGTCGTGGGACTGTAAAGAGTCCACGGGAAAAAGCCTGATGGGTATTGACGACATATTAACTTCTGACGGGCTTGGAAACTTGACACGCAATCCCGAGCTACAAGCGCTTTGTAGCATTGGTCAAGCCCTCAGAGCTCATCACAACAAACCTACCAGCAATACAATCAAGGAGCTGACGAATACAATCGATACCCTTATTCAGATCAAAAGAGAACAACTCACCCTGAACAGGTATGCATTGTATTCTGAGTTTGGCTTGCCGGATGATGTTATCGATAGAGCTAATGAACTAGGACTGTCAGACCAGCTAAGTGAGCCAACAACAATGCAACAAGTCAGGCGAGCTCTAACACGTCAAGACATTGACGTGTGGCTGATTGAACGTGAACGGATAAATACTGGCGATTCATCCTATGATCGCGAGAGACGCTCACGGCCTCAAAGCAACTCGCCTCTTTTCTCGGAAGCCTCAAGTACCTATCTCCAGAGTAAGGAACAGAGCAAGTCTGCTAAAACCGTCGACAAAATCCGCCTCAATCAAAAGCGCTTTCAGGAAATACTACCGGACCTTCCCGTCGATCAGTACACGTACGAGCAATTGCTCGACTTCCCGGAGGAGCTAAGGAAGCATTTACCACAGTGTGGGGACAAAACACGCTATGACATTCTTATTGCGTTGAGCTCGTTCTTCAACTTCTGTGTTGAGCGTACATGGCTAGCTCGAAATCCTTGCCCCCAATGGGCAGAGCCAGACGAATACAGCGCAACTGCCAGAGTCCGTAAAGGCTCTAAACCTGCACCGTGGTCGAACGCAGAACTTGAGCGGTTGTTCAAAACGAGCTACTGGTCTAAACCACTGGTGCGCTACAAAAAGCCACAAAACTTCTGGCTCCCCCTTCTCGCAATATTCACAGGAGCTCGAGGCAATGAGCTGGCGCAACTTTACGTTGAGGATGTCTGTTACGATGATAAAACAGAATACTGGTACCTCGACATTAATGACCGAGCACCGGACAAAAGCACGAAGAACAAGCCGTCTATCCGACAAATTCCACTCCACCCCACGCTGATTAAGCTTGGCTTCCTACAGTATGTCGAATGGCTGAAAGCATCAGACTGCACCCACGTCTTTGAGACACTGAAGTGGGATCCGAAGACTGGACGGTATGGCGGCTTTTCAAGCTCATGGCAACACCACACAAGCCGCAATGTTGAGTGGGACGATCCCAACAATCGGAGGGTCTTTCATGGCCTGAGAAAGTCATTCGCTGCAAACCTTTTAGCGCATGAGGTACACCGCGAGTGGATCGCCGAGATATTGGGACACACTGCCGAGTTTAAACAAACCAAGGACTATACGGGGGTCAACCCCAATCTGATCAAATACGTGAGCGAGGTAGAATACCCCTTTGACGTGGTCTCGATGGTTGGCACGTGGGAGACACCTGCCACTCCGGCGAGTTTAATGCTGAGTTCTCCACGTAAGCAAACGCAAAAATCCGCATGA
- the yedF gene encoding sulfurtransferase-like selenium metabolism protein YedF has product MKILDCRELQCPRPVLETRKQILAHPDEPVQVRVGNDIAQANVTRLATKEGFAVTATNKGDEIVLDLTPQKTPQVVETQAAPAPAPTKKITQATVVYIASACMGRGNDELGEVLMRNFICTLLESSQLPSTMLFVNGGVKLTCEGSAVLEPLQRLEESGVTINVCGLCLEFYELKDQLKVGQVSNMLDTVEAMQQADRIIQP; this is encoded by the coding sequence ATGAAAATTCTTGATTGTCGCGAATTACAATGTCCCCGCCCCGTTCTGGAAACCCGTAAACAGATTCTAGCCCATCCCGATGAGCCAGTTCAGGTGCGTGTTGGTAATGATATCGCCCAGGCCAACGTTACCCGTCTGGCCACCAAAGAAGGGTTTGCCGTAACGGCAACAAACAAAGGCGATGAGATCGTCCTTGATCTGACCCCACAGAAGACTCCCCAGGTCGTTGAAACACAGGCGGCACCGGCACCGGCTCCGACGAAAAAAATCACGCAAGCCACCGTGGTCTACATCGCCAGCGCCTGCATGGGGCGTGGCAATGATGAGCTCGGCGAAGTGCTGATGCGCAACTTCATCTGCACCCTGTTGGAGTCCAGCCAGTTGCCCTCGACCATGCTGTTCGTCAATGGCGGTGTCAAGCTGACCTGTGAAGGCTCTGCGGTCCTCGAACCACTGCAACGTCTTGAAGAGTCGGGAGTTACCATCAACGTCTGCGGCTTGTGTCTGGAATTTTACGAGTTGAAGGATCAGCTCAAGGTGGGGCAGGTGTCCAACATGCTCGACACGGTTGAAGCCATGCAACAGGCTGACCGCATTATCCAGCCATAG
- the rlmD gene encoding 23S rRNA (uracil(1939)-C(5))-methyltransferase RlmD, translating to MKKNTRGPAKRPAPRQEPITVTIDHLNVDGIGVGRHENKEILIAGTLPGEDVLGAIDHEGQRRIIGKLIKVLRRSRQRVTPGCKLAKNCSGCPLIHLGYRHQLDFKRGMIEDALSHYPTLGHVTVHPVWSSEETFGYRTIAKLAIAKVHGKARVGLYKRGSHQVLDIGNCPQQHPLINQIAQALREEIEKQDIHVYNPVSRRGLLRYVAIRVSPQANKALVTLVTTERNYREMTHLAKWLKKKVPQIIGVHQNINASTGNVIFGSTTVKVIGAGDLIDQVGDIRLRLSPTSFFQVNNRQAARIYAQVQSWANLGAKDTAVDLYCGVGGIAMHLATSGAKVTGIEINEDAIFNAKAAAELNELGNCRFIVGDAGEILHDMQRELSPLKVAVVNPPRSGCSEEIIATLGQLRPQTLIYVSCNPYSLGRDLHLLTQQGFKVEELQPVDMFPQTAHVESVVRLHMDNSEKD from the coding sequence ATGAAAAAAAATACCCGCGGTCCGGCAAAACGCCCTGCCCCGCGACAAGAACCGATCACCGTAACAATCGATCATCTCAACGTTGACGGAATCGGTGTCGGCCGCCACGAAAACAAAGAGATCCTTATCGCCGGTACCCTGCCTGGCGAGGACGTTCTGGGCGCGATTGACCATGAAGGTCAGCGCCGGATCATCGGTAAACTGATTAAAGTCCTGCGCAGAAGCCGCCAACGCGTAACGCCGGGCTGCAAGCTGGCAAAGAACTGTTCAGGCTGCCCGCTGATTCACCTCGGCTACCGCCATCAGCTCGACTTTAAACGGGGCATGATTGAGGATGCGTTAAGCCACTACCCGACCCTAGGCCACGTCACGGTTCATCCGGTGTGGTCCTCTGAAGAGACCTTCGGCTACCGGACCATCGCCAAGCTGGCCATTGCCAAAGTGCACGGCAAAGCGCGGGTCGGCCTCTACAAACGTGGCTCACATCAGGTGTTGGATATCGGCAATTGCCCGCAGCAGCATCCACTCATCAACCAGATCGCCCAAGCCTTACGTGAAGAGATCGAAAAACAGGATATCCACGTGTACAACCCGGTGTCACGCCGTGGTCTGTTGCGCTATGTGGCCATCCGCGTCAGCCCACAGGCAAACAAGGCTCTGGTCACCCTGGTGACAACCGAACGCAACTACCGCGAGATGACCCATCTGGCCAAATGGTTGAAGAAAAAGGTGCCGCAGATCATCGGAGTGCATCAGAACATCAACGCCTCCACCGGCAATGTCATCTTTGGCTCAACCACCGTTAAGGTGATCGGCGCCGGTGATCTGATTGATCAGGTTGGCGACATCCGTCTGCGCCTGTCACCGACGTCATTCTTCCAGGTCAACAACCGACAAGCAGCGCGCATCTATGCTCAGGTCCAGTCCTGGGCCAATCTCGGCGCCAAAGACACGGCAGTTGATCTGTATTGTGGTGTCGGCGGCATCGCCATGCACCTGGCCACCAGCGGTGCCAAAGTCACAGGAATAGAGATCAACGAAGACGCCATCTTTAATGCCAAAGCTGCCGCTGAACTCAATGAACTGGGCAACTGCCGTTTTATCGTCGGTGATGCCGGCGAGATTCTCCACGACATGCAGCGGGAGCTGTCCCCACTCAAAGTTGCCGTGGTCAATCCCCCACGCAGTGGCTGCAGTGAGGAGATTATTGCCACCCTCGGTCAACTGCGCCCGCAGACGCTGATCTATGTCTCCTGCAATCCATATAGCCTCGGCAGGGATCTTCACCTGTTAACGCAACAAGGCTTCAAAGTGGAAGAACTGCAACCGGTGGATATGTTTCCCCAGACAGCGCATGTGGAATCGGTGGTACGCCTGCACATGGACAACAGCGAAAAAGATTGA
- the ispG gene encoding flavodoxin-dependent (E)-4-hydroxy-3-methylbut-2-enyl-diphosphate synthase, translating to MNTERKTRALQVGSVAVGGDAPVSVQSMCNTDTRDIAATLTQIRALEAAGCEIVRCAVPDMDAANALHGIVDGCTIPLIADIHFDYRLALQAVDSGVAGLRINPGNIGESWKVAEVVRACSERRLPIRIGVNGGSLEKELLERHGHATAQAMVESALGHIRIVEELGYDQMKVSLKASDVRRTVEAYRLLADQVDYPLHIGITEAGTTWAGTIKSAVGLGALLYDGIGDTLRVSLTGDPVEEVRVGWEILKSLQLRQRGPVFVSCPTCGRCQIDLIRVAEEVEARLQQLTAPLTIAVMGCVVNGPGEAREADLGIAGGKEMGLLFRKGEIVRRLPQAELADALVEEALALAERFEGQD from the coding sequence GTGAACACAGAACGCAAAACACGTGCGCTGCAGGTTGGTTCGGTGGCGGTTGGCGGCGATGCGCCGGTTTCCGTGCAGTCCATGTGTAATACCGACACCCGCGATATTGCAGCAACATTGACCCAGATTCGTGCCCTGGAGGCCGCCGGTTGTGAAATCGTCCGCTGTGCTGTGCCGGATATGGACGCGGCGAATGCGTTACACGGGATCGTTGATGGCTGCACCATCCCACTGATTGCCGACATTCACTTTGATTACCGTCTCGCCTTGCAGGCTGTTGACAGTGGCGTGGCCGGATTGCGTATCAACCCCGGCAACATCGGCGAATCATGGAAGGTGGCCGAAGTGGTTAGGGCCTGCTCTGAAAGGCGTTTGCCGATCCGTATCGGCGTCAACGGCGGTTCGCTGGAGAAGGAGTTGCTCGAGCGCCATGGTCATGCTACAGCACAGGCCATGGTGGAGAGCGCCCTCGGCCATATCCGTATTGTCGAAGAACTTGGTTATGATCAGATGAAAGTCAGTCTCAAGGCGTCTGACGTGCGGCGTACTGTAGAAGCCTACCGTTTGTTGGCCGACCAGGTTGATTACCCGTTACATATCGGTATTACCGAAGCGGGCACCACCTGGGCCGGAACCATCAAGAGTGCCGTCGGCCTGGGGGCGCTGTTGTATGACGGGATTGGTGACACCTTGCGGGTGTCATTGACCGGCGATCCGGTGGAGGAGGTTCGGGTTGGCTGGGAGATCCTTAAGTCGTTGCAGTTGCGCCAACGCGGCCCGGTCTTTGTCAGTTGCCCCACCTGTGGTCGGTGTCAGATCGATCTGATCCGCGTGGCTGAGGAAGTGGAAGCGCGTCTGCAACAGCTGACGGCACCGTTGACCATCGCCGTGATGGGCTGTGTGGTCAACGGTCCGGGAGAAGCGCGCGAGGCCGATCTTGGCATTGCCGGCGGCAAAGAGATGGGCCTGTTGTTCCGCAAAGGAGAGATCGTTCGACGTTTGCCGCAGGCGGAATTGGCCGATGCCCTGGTGGAAGAGGCGCTGGCTCTCGCCGAGCGCTTCGAAGGGCAAGATTGA